The Gracilimonas sp. genome contains a region encoding:
- a CDS encoding TIGR01777 family oxidoreductase, with protein MNILITGGTGFIGDELRSLLLKKGHDLVIVTRSPKEYEDENAKNQRFIAWNDDLVAAVNNVDAVINLAGENIFAWRWTPEKKERILNSRIRVTTRLTEAMAESENKPDIFISASGASIYGDRGDEMLNESEASSDDFLANVCVKWESASQKVSELGIRVVNPRIGVVLEEGGGALEKMIPPFKFFVGGPIGTGNQYMSWIHRTDLCRSFIFALENEQVEGAYNACSPNPVTMNEFSKTLGAVMNRPAIFKVPEFAINMVMGEVAKTVTDSIRMQPKKLQEAGFHFLFEELEEALADIL; from the coding sequence ATGAATATTCTTATTACAGGCGGAACAGGATTTATTGGAGATGAGCTTAGGTCTTTGTTGCTCAAGAAGGGACATGATTTAGTAATTGTTACTCGCAGCCCTAAAGAGTATGAAGATGAAAACGCTAAAAATCAGCGTTTTATAGCTTGGAATGATGATTTAGTTGCTGCTGTAAATAACGTAGATGCGGTAATCAATTTGGCCGGAGAAAATATTTTTGCCTGGCGTTGGACTCCCGAAAAGAAGGAGAGGATCTTGAATAGCCGCATACGTGTGACAACCCGGTTGACAGAAGCGATGGCTGAATCAGAAAATAAACCAGATATTTTTATTTCTGCATCAGGAGCAAGTATTTATGGGGATCGGGGAGATGAAATGTTGAATGAGTCAGAAGCTTCTTCTGATGATTTCTTGGCAAATGTCTGTGTTAAGTGGGAATCAGCATCCCAAAAGGTATCAGAACTTGGAATACGGGTAGTGAATCCAAGAATCGGTGTGGTTTTGGAAGAAGGTGGGGGAGCATTAGAAAAAATGATTCCTCCTTTTAAGTTTTTTGTGGGCGGCCCGATTGGCACTGGGAATCAATATATGAGCTGGATCCACCGGACAGATCTTTGTCGGTCATTTATTTTTGCTTTGGAAAATGAGCAAGTGGAAGGGGCTTATAATGCCTGTTCTCCTAATCCCGTAACGATGAATGAATTTTCAAAAACACTTGGAGCGGTGATGAATCGCCCGGCTATTTTTAAGGTTCCGGAGTTTGCCATTAATATGGTAATGGGGGAAGTGGCAAAAACAGTAACCGACAGTATTCGCATGCAGCCCAAAAAATTACAAGAGGCCGGGTTTCATTTTCTATTTGAAGAACTCGAAGAAGCTTTGGCGGATATTTTATAG
- a CDS encoding dipeptide epimerase, translating into MSRFEVYWEIIPLKLKEVFTISRGSKSEVRNVFLSITKNGITGFGEAGPNTRYDETAEKVVEYFESLPDNFFDLIEGADEIQNKLDQINSKSVQSAKTAIEMAWLDWWGKSHNQPLWKLWDAKSPAGPVTSYTIGLDTPEKMQEKIRNAEQYPVYKIKLGTDRDREIIEAIREVTDKPLRIDANEGWTTLDQAKREIEFLSTQNIELIEQPMPSSEFYTMTKLKKWSPLPLAADESFLGEEDLREISEGFHVINVKLMKIGSLVKARNVIESAHDLGLKVMIGCMIESSLANSAGVLLALKADYVDLDGHLLIGNDPFHGLHLDASGHVILSDRSGLGVHK; encoded by the coding sequence ATGTCACGTTTTGAAGTTTACTGGGAGATTATCCCTCTGAAATTAAAAGAAGTATTTACTATCTCTCGTGGTTCAAAATCGGAAGTGCGAAACGTATTTTTGTCAATCACAAAAAACGGAATTACCGGATTTGGTGAAGCAGGGCCAAATACACGTTATGATGAAACTGCTGAAAAAGTTGTGGAGTATTTTGAATCACTGCCGGATAATTTCTTTGATTTGATTGAAGGAGCCGATGAAATTCAAAATAAGCTTGACCAAATTAATTCAAAATCGGTTCAATCTGCTAAAACAGCTATTGAAATGGCTTGGTTAGATTGGTGGGGTAAATCTCATAACCAACCGCTTTGGAAATTATGGGATGCAAAATCACCGGCCGGCCCTGTGACTTCATATACTATTGGGCTGGATACTCCGGAGAAGATGCAGGAGAAAATCAGAAATGCAGAACAATATCCTGTATATAAAATTAAATTGGGAACAGACCGTGACCGTGAAATTATTGAGGCCATTCGGGAGGTTACCGACAAACCGCTTCGTATAGATGCCAATGAAGGATGGACAACACTGGATCAAGCAAAAAGGGAAATTGAATTTTTATCAACTCAAAATATAGAGCTGATAGAGCAACCAATGCCATCTTCTGAGTTTTATACAATGACAAAACTTAAAAAATGGTCTCCTTTACCCCTTGCCGCTGATGAGAGTTTTTTAGGAGAGGAGGACCTCCGTGAAATATCTGAAGGTTTTCATGTTATAAATGTCAAGCTCATGAAAATAGGAAGCCTGGTAAAAGCCAGGAATGTGATTGAATCGGCTCATGACCTTGGCTTGAAGGTAATGATTGGCTGTATGATTGAAAGTTCTCTGGCCAATTCTGCGGGTGTCCTGCTTGCACTTAAGGCAGACTATGTTGACCTAGACGGGCATTTATTAATAGGCAATGACCCATTTCATGGTTTGCATTTAGATGCTTCCGGGCATGTTATTTTATCTGATAGGAGCGGGCTTGGAGTTCATAAATGA
- a CDS encoding phosphatidate cytidylyltransferase, with protein sequence MSELLKRILFAVPAAILFIYLTWLGGWYFKGFIILIGFFIQQEMMRLLAGSGNPTDQYFPYTIGLWIMLFPVIPYAFEIGVMILLLFVAIQTFSTTDDGITRLTSTFFAGIYAPVGLLSLMLIRDMGTNEAGFLLTIATVLMVWGNDVFAYFGGKNFGKHKLAPAISPNKTWEGFFSGYVGCFAGLWIAFFAVPFETGLTLALALPLIIFVGTFGPIGDLIESKIKRKAGAKDSSDLLPGHGGFFDRFDALLLAAPAAYIYIRLIQELDYVTF encoded by the coding sequence TTGAGTGAACTTCTAAAACGCATTCTATTTGCCGTTCCCGCTGCCATATTATTTATATATTTAACTTGGTTAGGTGGATGGTACTTCAAAGGATTTATTATCCTCATTGGGTTTTTTATTCAGCAAGAAATGATGCGGCTATTAGCCGGATCCGGTAACCCCACCGATCAATACTTTCCCTATACCATAGGATTATGGATCATGCTCTTTCCCGTGATTCCATATGCTTTTGAGATCGGCGTAATGATACTGTTACTATTTGTAGCAATTCAAACATTCAGTACAACTGACGATGGTATTACAAGATTAACAAGTACTTTTTTTGCCGGAATATATGCCCCTGTTGGACTCTTAAGCCTCATGTTAATTCGTGATATGGGCACTAATGAAGCCGGATTCTTACTTACTATAGCTACGGTGCTTATGGTATGGGGAAATGATGTATTCGCTTATTTCGGAGGTAAAAACTTTGGAAAGCATAAGCTGGCTCCGGCTATAAGCCCTAACAAAACCTGGGAAGGTTTTTTCTCAGGATATGTGGGATGTTTTGCAGGTTTGTGGATCGCGTTTTTTGCTGTTCCTTTCGAAACAGGTTTAACGTTGGCTTTGGCATTGCCGCTTATAATCTTTGTTGGGACTTTTGGGCCAATTGGGGATCTGATTGAAAGTAAAATTAAGAGAAAGGCTGGTGCTAAAGACTCTTCTGATTTATTACCGGGCCACGGTGGGTTCTTTGATCGTTTTGATGCTTTGCTATTGGCTGCACCTGCCGCATATATATACATAAGGCTTATTCAAGAGTTGGATTATGTCACGTTTTGA
- a CDS encoding type II CAAX endopeptidase family protein, whose protein sequence is MNQQESTSVQDEYNQIYQENKPLPWVERNGFAHWAMAVGWVLIALITFNIVGAVVGVIGVFATAESLDMEVMLEQLSSNFDILFLANSSGQILVMALATLLVVKLHAVKGDRKNFMRLKLSENVWQVTLIAAILFIVAQPTILFLGWLNSFVPVPQAMAEMQETMAEMISDFLKSDNVLLLGIFHIGLVPAICEEIMYRGYVQRAFEKSWGVVAAILISGAIFGAYHLQISNFLPLATLGIFLAYVTYISDSLIPAMVAHFVNNGGQVIASNFYPEMLDEKISPEMDIPILLVLISIALTAALLYYLYSLKLNNKSTSR, encoded by the coding sequence ATGAATCAGCAGGAAAGTACCTCAGTACAGGATGAATACAACCAGATATATCAAGAAAATAAGCCCCTGCCATGGGTAGAGCGGAACGGTTTTGCCCATTGGGCGATGGCTGTAGGATGGGTGCTTATAGCACTCATTACATTTAATATTGTTGGAGCTGTTGTGGGGGTGATTGGTGTTTTTGCCACTGCAGAAAGCCTTGACATGGAAGTGATGCTGGAACAGCTGTCAAGCAATTTTGATATTCTGTTTCTTGCAAACTCATCCGGACAAATTCTAGTGATGGCATTGGCTACTTTGTTGGTTGTAAAACTACATGCTGTTAAAGGTGACCGCAAAAATTTCATGAGGCTTAAGCTTTCTGAAAATGTTTGGCAAGTAACTTTAATAGCCGCTATACTTTTTATTGTAGCACAGCCTACCATCTTGTTTCTGGGCTGGCTGAACTCTTTTGTACCTGTACCACAAGCTATGGCCGAAATGCAGGAAACCATGGCTGAAATGATTTCAGACTTTCTTAAATCGGATAATGTTCTCTTGTTAGGAATATTCCATATTGGACTAGTTCCGGCTATTTGTGAAGAGATCATGTACCGCGGATATGTACAACGTGCTTTTGAAAAAAGTTGGGGCGTAGTAGCAGCTATACTTATTTCCGGAGCCATTTTTGGTGCTTATCATCTGCAAATTTCTAACTTTTTACCCTTGGCTACATTAGGTATTTTCCTGGCCTATGTAACCTATATTTCCGACAGCTTGATTCCTGCGATGGTCGCACATTTTGTGAATAATGGAGGACAGGTAATTGCGAGTAATTTTTATCCGGAAATGCTGGACGAGAAGATATCACCGGAAATGGACATTCCCATTTTGCTGGTTTTGATTAGCATTGCTTTGACGGCGGCATTGCTTTACTACCTATATTCTCTGAAACTTAACAATAAGTCCACAAGCAGATGA
- a CDS encoding DUF4199 family protein, whose protein sequence is MENEQVQPSYWNSVIIASLVTAIVVTAFSLIGGYITLGSEPSGSFFSSAQLFGTIGCLIGALGGLFANWHYVKENDVTYKIGQGALIGLFVGLIATIFTVIIGQIWNLIDPSYQKALVDWNIQNFEAMQMPAEAKEQAIAGMENPNSLKNIGLQALFIFIGLGIVNVISGLIGAKVFASEE, encoded by the coding sequence ATGGAAAACGAACAGGTACAACCAAGCTATTGGAATTCAGTAATCATAGCTTCATTAGTTACAGCTATAGTTGTAACTGCATTTTCACTTATTGGCGGGTATATAACTTTAGGGTCTGAACCTTCAGGTTCTTTTTTCAGTTCTGCTCAATTGTTTGGAACGATAGGATGTCTCATAGGAGCTCTGGGTGGTTTATTTGCTAACTGGCATTATGTGAAAGAAAATGATGTAACTTATAAAATTGGACAGGGGGCTTTAATAGGTCTTTTTGTTGGACTAATCGCTACTATATTTACAGTGATTATCGGTCAAATTTGGAATTTAATAGACCCAAGTTATCAAAAAGCTTTGGTTGACTGGAATATCCAAAATTTTGAAGCCATGCAAATGCCTGCGGAAGCAAAGGAACAGGCTATTGCGGGAATGGAAAACCCCAACTCTCTTAAAAATATCGGGCTTCAAGCATTATTTATATTTATCGGATTGGGCATAGTAAATGTTATTTCCGGGTTAATTGGCGCAAAAGTATTTGCTTCAGAAGAATAA
- a CDS encoding DUF2085 domain-containing protein has product MASLQAHNKRLYFSVLAGSGFLFFTALGPGFGFNTESVFGSWHYEVFEVLCHQDPARSFTVSGIHMAVCSRCISIYGLFFIGMLGMPLYARFYNSSLKQEKNWLIAAIILNLADVLSNYFGIWSNTMMTRFLLGSLFGISMVLILTNEFFTLNKSE; this is encoded by the coding sequence GTGGCTAGCTTGCAAGCACATAACAAGCGATTATATTTTAGTGTGTTGGCCGGAAGCGGATTCTTGTTTTTTACGGCTTTAGGTCCCGGATTTGGGTTCAATACTGAATCGGTTTTTGGGAGCTGGCACTATGAGGTGTTTGAAGTTCTTTGCCACCAGGATCCGGCTCGGTCATTTACTGTTTCCGGCATACATATGGCAGTTTGCTCGCGATGTATCAGCATTTATGGATTATTCTTTATAGGAATGCTTGGCATGCCATTATATGCCCGGTTCTACAATTCGTCTTTAAAACAGGAAAAGAACTGGTTAATTGCGGCGATTATTTTAAATTTGGCTGATGTTTTAAGTAACTATTTTGGGATATGGTCGAATACCATGATGACAAGGTTTTTGTTGGGAAGTTTATTTGGGATCTCTATGGTATTGATCTTAACCAACGAATTTTTCACGCTTAATAAATCGGAATAA
- a CDS encoding thioesterase family protein: protein MKVPDKTPVIKYTHTLRSRYGETDRMGYVYYGRYLEYFEVARTEMIRSYGLSYRELEESGVMLPVIHSELEYKAPILYDEKMFVTVKVFEVPTVRLQTFYEVTTPQSDKVHVYGEVSLCFMDAETRRPCRAPKSFINGLQNIQKA, encoded by the coding sequence GTGAAAGTTCCGGACAAAACTCCTGTCATAAAATATACTCACACTCTTCGCAGCCGATATGGTGAAACTGACCGAATGGGTTATGTCTATTATGGCAGATACCTGGAATACTTTGAGGTAGCTCGAACCGAGATGATTCGCTCATATGGGCTTTCTTACAGAGAATTGGAAGAATCAGGGGTGATGCTTCCTGTTATACACTCTGAGTTGGAATACAAAGCGCCTATTTTATATGATGAAAAGATGTTTGTGACGGTTAAGGTATTTGAAGTGCCCACTGTACGATTGCAAACCTTTTATGAAGTAACAACCCCACAAAGTGATAAGGTACATGTTTATGGGGAGGTCAGTCTTTGCTTTATGGATGCTGAAACACGCAGACCATGTCGAGCTCCAAAGTCATTTATTAATGGCTTGCAAAATATACAAAAGGCATAA
- a CDS encoding acetyl-CoA carboxylase carboxyltransferase subunit alpha, whose translation MQYLDFEQPIAELESKIEELKSLSNVSDGVLDKEIESLKKRVDKLRKSIFTNLTRWQRVQLARHPDRPYTLDYIYKMTENFVELHGDRYHADDKAIVGGLATIDGESVMIIGHQKGRDTNSRKYRNFGMANPEGYRKAYRLMKLAEKFEIPIITLLDTPGAFPGLEAEERGQAEAIAKNLKMMAMLKVPFITIVIGEGASGGAIGIGMGNEVYMMENTWYSVISPESCSSILWKTWDYKEQAAAVLKLTAPDLKELKVIDGVIPEPLGGAHRDHEESAAAVKKQILKSLKKLKKLKPEKLIEQRIDKYASMGDWKTVK comes from the coding sequence ATGCAGTATTTAGATTTTGAACAACCCATCGCAGAATTGGAAAGTAAAATTGAAGAGCTGAAAAGCCTTTCTAATGTAAGTGATGGTGTTCTGGACAAGGAAATTGAGAGCCTTAAAAAGAGAGTAGATAAGCTCAGAAAATCAATTTTCACAAATTTAACCAGATGGCAGCGAGTACAACTTGCCCGTCATCCGGATCGCCCTTATACATTGGATTATATCTATAAAATGACAGAGAACTTTGTAGAATTACATGGCGATCGTTATCATGCAGATGATAAAGCCATTGTGGGCGGATTGGCTACCATAGACGGTGAATCCGTAATGATTATTGGACACCAAAAAGGACGGGATACGAATAGTAGAAAATATCGAAATTTCGGAATGGCAAATCCTGAAGGATACCGAAAGGCTTATCGACTGATGAAGCTGGCTGAAAAGTTTGAAATTCCTATTATTACGCTTTTGGATACCCCTGGTGCATTCCCCGGTCTCGAAGCAGAAGAGCGGGGACAGGCCGAAGCTATTGCCAAAAATTTGAAGATGATGGCTATGCTGAAAGTTCCTTTCATTACGATCGTTATTGGCGAAGGTGCCAGTGGAGGAGCCATCGGGATTGGAATGGGAAATGAGGTTTACATGATGGAAAATACATGGTATTCTGTAATTTCACCTGAGTCATGCTCATCAATACTTTGGAAAACCTGGGACTATAAAGAGCAAGCCGCAGCGGTATTGAAATTAACGGCGCCTGATCTTAAGGAGCTTAAAGTAATAGATGGTGTTATCCCGGAACCATTGGGTGGAGCTCATCGAGATCATGAAGAATCAGCCGCAGCGGTCAAAAAGCAAATCTTGAAAAGTTTGAAAAAGCTCAAAAAGCTGAAACCTGAAAAACTTATAGAACAGCGTATAGATAAGTATGCTTCTATGGGTGACTGGAAAACGGTTAAATAG
- a CDS encoding polyprenol monophosphomannose synthase, with protein sequence MSPDTLIIVPTFNEAHNIFRLIEKLMELENKVDVLVIDDGSPDETAVFVKKAQNKFQERVALIERPGKMGLGTAYVKGFEYALNKDYEYVCEMDADFSHDPEDADRLINEVKSGAADVAVGSRYKNGISIINWPLSRLILSYCANIYARTITGLPIFDTTAGFKCIRREVLENISIDRIKSNGYAFQIELHFRAWKAGFKLKEVSIVFREREEGVSKMSKAIVREAIWRVWALKFRSIFGTL encoded by the coding sequence ATGTCTCCAGATACATTAATTATTGTTCCCACTTTTAACGAGGCACACAATATTTTTCGGCTAATTGAAAAATTGATGGAACTCGAAAATAAAGTGGACGTTTTAGTGATAGACGATGGTTCTCCTGATGAAACTGCTGTATTTGTGAAAAAAGCACAGAACAAATTTCAGGAAAGGGTCGCTTTAATTGAACGGCCGGGAAAAATGGGGTTAGGTACTGCTTATGTAAAAGGTTTTGAATATGCCCTGAACAAAGATTATGAATATGTTTGTGAAATGGATGCTGATTTTTCTCATGACCCCGAAGATGCTGACAGGCTAATCAACGAAGTGAAATCAGGAGCTGCTGATGTAGCAGTGGGTTCAAGGTATAAGAATGGGATCAGTATTATAAACTGGCCGTTGAGCCGTTTGATTCTTTCCTATTGTGCAAATATTTATGCCCGTACTATAACCGGATTGCCAATTTTTGACACTACAGCAGGGTTTAAATGTATTCGGCGAGAAGTGCTTGAAAACATTTCTATTGATCGTATAAAATCGAATGGATATGCATTTCAAATTGAACTGCATTTCAGAGCATGGAAAGCCGGATTCAAATTAAAAGAGGTTTCTATTGTTTTCCGGGAACGGGAAGAAGGTGTTTCCAAGATGTCAAAAGCTATAGTGCGTGAAGCTATTTGGCGTGTTTGGGCACTTAAATTCAGGAGTATTTTTGGAACTCTTTAG